Proteins from a genomic interval of Candidatus Methylomirabilis lanthanidiphila:
- a CDS encoding YcfA-like protein, translating to MKLPRDIGGKELAKVLGKYGYRITHQTGSHVRLTSSFKGTEHHVTVPSHRALRAGTLSGILNDIATYLEVEKQSLVEDLFG from the coding sequence ATGAAATTGCCAAGAGACATCGGCGGCAAGGAATTAGCCAAGGTCCTTGGTAAATACGGATACCGAATCACCCACCAAACAGGAAGCCACGTCCGGTTAACCTCCTCCTTCAAAGGAACGGAACACCACGTTACCGTACCAAGCCATAGGGCGCTAAGGGCCGGTACGCTTAGCGGCATATTAAACGACATCGCGACGTATCTGGAGGTGGAGAAGCAATCGCTTGTGGAGGATCTGTTTGGATGA
- a CDS encoding Cytochrome c, producing the protein MPVMSGEERCKAQGIRRREHRVFGCGTLIKGAILTCGLVFVWVVNGWSQEPPQTGGHHHHPAVTPPPKIPQQKGPAAQPPRLAIPPKWRFTMPAGDHHAGRQIFIDFECFKCHEVVGEDFPAPKAEQGDVGPALSGMGAMHPAEYFLETMIDPNASAAWRIAHHKDEQKGYLGADGKSKMPSYNDTMTVQQLIDLVAYMKSLTEGGHRH; encoded by the coding sequence ATGCCGGTAATGAGCGGAGAGGAAAGGTGTAAGGCGCAAGGCATAAGGCGCAGAGAGCACCGCGTTTTCGGATGTGGGACGTTAATAAAAGGAGCTATTCTCACGTGCGGGCTCGTATTCGTCTGGGTCGTGAATGGCTGGAGCCAGGAGCCCCCGCAGACGGGTGGACATCACCATCACCCGGCAGTGACACCCCCGCCGAAGATCCCGCAACAAAAAGGTCCGGCCGCGCAACCGCCTCGCCTTGCGATACCCCCAAAGTGGCGGTTTACCATGCCGGCCGGAGATCATCACGCCGGACGGCAGATCTTTATCGACTTTGAATGCTTCAAGTGCCATGAGGTCGTCGGTGAGGATTTTCCCGCACCCAAGGCCGAGCAGGGGGATGTCGGGCCTGCCCTCTCAGGGATGGGGGCAATGCATCCCGCGGAGTATTTTCTGGAGACGATGATCGACCCGAATGCCTCCGCAGCCTGGCGGATCGCGCACCACAAGGATGAACAAAAAGGGTATCTCGGTGCCGACGGTAAGTCGAAGATGCCCAGCTACAACGACACGATGACCGTCCAACAACTCATCGATCTTGTCGCGTACATGAAGAGCCTGACCGAAGGCGGGCATCGACATTGA
- a CDS encoding DNA repair protein RadC-like protein: MGPKQRYTSAIKAWPMEERPRERLLAHGSSALTTAELLAILLRTGTGGQSAVELARSLLEKSGGLRELDGKSAEELQEAKGLGLAKIAQLKAALELGRRLMAEEKKVLGAVTSSKEVYEWLRPQMQGLAKEVFKVLLLNGNNEVLESVTASEGSLTESPVYLRDLVNLANRHRAAALIVAHNHPSGNPRPSSTDKSLTEELVVMGRLMKIGVLDHVIIGDGRYYSFADEGLIEQYGTAFDGRRTR; this comes from the coding sequence ATGGGACCGAAGCAGCGGTATACATCAGCGATTAAGGCGTGGCCGATGGAGGAGCGACCGCGGGAGCGGCTGCTTGCGCATGGCTCGAGCGCGCTGACGACGGCGGAGCTGCTCGCTATCCTGCTGCGTACCGGAACCGGCGGCCAGAGCGCCGTAGAACTAGCTCGTAGCCTGCTGGAAAAATCCGGAGGACTGCGCGAGCTGGACGGCAAGAGCGCCGAAGAGTTGCAAGAGGCGAAGGGACTGGGGCTGGCGAAGATCGCCCAGCTCAAGGCCGCCCTTGAATTGGGCCGTCGGCTGATGGCCGAGGAGAAGAAGGTCCTGGGGGCGGTGACCTCATCAAAAGAGGTCTACGAGTGGCTGCGACCGCAGATGCAGGGCCTGGCCAAAGAGGTCTTCAAGGTGCTCCTGCTGAACGGCAACAACGAGGTGTTGGAGAGCGTCACCGCGTCGGAGGGGTCGCTTACGGAAAGCCCGGTCTACCTTCGGGACTTGGTGAATCTCGCCAACCGGCACCGGGCGGCCGCCTTGATCGTAGCCCACAATCATCCCTCCGGTAATCCTCGCCCGAGTTCGACCGACAAGTCGCTGACTGAGGAATTAGTTGTCATGGGGCGATTGATGAAGATCGGCGTCTTGGATCATGTGATTATTGGCGATGGACGCTATTACAGCTTCGCCGATGAAGGATTGATCGAGCAATATGGTACGGCCTTTGACGGACGTCGGACGCGGTAA